The following proteins are co-located in the Spinactinospora alkalitolerans genome:
- a CDS encoding glycosyltransferase family 4 protein, with translation MSELRIAMAIATSGGGVGNHVRSLSAGLDARGHRVAVIGPPATEDRFGFTAAGARFAPVDVGARPRPASDLAAIGKLRRMLAGVDVVHAHGIRAGALCALAQASPLIVTLHNAPPAVSGPLGLAFPVLERVVARRADLVLGVSGDLVERMRLRGAKAVERALVPAPAMPPPDRAAAEVRSELGVAQDRPLLLVVARLAEQKGLPTLLEAAALWARRDPAPFVAIAGDGPLEADLAARIAEGGLPVRLLGRRTDVPDLLAAADAFVLPSVWEGQPLVLQEALRARLPIVATRVGGVPDVVRDAGLLVPAGDASALADAVGRVLDEPATAGRLRTQAALMAETLPTEDDTVEQVLSLYRRLAARNGAVS, from the coding sequence ATGAGTGAGCTGCGGATCGCGATGGCCATCGCGACCAGCGGCGGGGGTGTGGGCAACCACGTCCGCTCACTGAGCGCCGGCCTGGACGCGCGCGGCCACCGGGTCGCCGTGATCGGCCCGCCCGCGACCGAGGACCGCTTCGGCTTCACCGCGGCCGGCGCCCGCTTCGCGCCCGTCGACGTCGGCGCCAGGCCGAGGCCGGCCTCCGACCTCGCGGCGATCGGGAAGCTGCGCCGCATGCTCGCCGGCGTCGACGTCGTGCACGCCCACGGCATCCGCGCCGGCGCGCTGTGCGCGCTGGCCCAGGCCTCCCCGCTCATCGTCACGCTGCACAACGCCCCGCCCGCGGTCTCGGGCCCGCTGGGCCTGGCCTTCCCCGTGCTGGAACGCGTCGTCGCGCGCCGCGCCGACCTCGTGCTCGGCGTCTCGGGCGACCTGGTCGAGCGGATGCGTCTGCGGGGCGCCAAGGCCGTGGAGCGCGCCCTGGTGCCGGCTCCGGCGATGCCGCCGCCGGACCGCGCCGCCGCCGAGGTCCGCTCCGAGCTGGGCGTGGCGCAGGACCGTCCGCTGCTGCTGGTGGTGGCCAGGCTCGCCGAGCAGAAAGGGCTGCCGACGCTGCTGGAGGCCGCCGCGCTCTGGGCGCGCCGCGATCCGGCGCCCTTCGTGGCCATCGCGGGGGACGGGCCGCTCGAAGCCGACCTCGCCGCCCGCATCGCCGAGGGCGGCCTGCCGGTGCGGCTGCTCGGCCGCCGCACCGACGTCCCCGACCTGCTCGCCGCAGCCGACGCGTTCGTGCTGCCCAGCGTGTGGGAGGGCCAGCCGCTGGTGCTCCAGGAGGCGCTGCGGGCCAGGCTGCCCATCGTGGCGACCAGGGTGGGCGGGGTGCCCGATGTGGTGCGCGACGCCGGCCTGCTGGTGCCCGCGGGGGACGCGTCCGCGCTCGCCGATGCGGTCGGCCGGGTCCTGGACGAGCCCGCCACGGCCGGACGGCTGCGCACGCAGGCCGCGCTCATGGCCGAGACGCTGCCGACCGAGGACGACACCGTCGAGCAGGTGCTGAGCCTGTACCGCAGGCTCGCCGCCCGCAACGGCGCGGTCTCCTGA